The following proteins come from a genomic window of Synechococcus sp. NB0720_010:
- the rdgB gene encoding RdgB/HAM1 family non-canonical purine NTP pyrophosphatase, with the protein MRSGTPQPILVIASGNPYKVAEIQAMLDAVELEVRQQPEGLEIEETGTTYLENARLKACSVARLTGQWALADDSGLEVDALGGAPGLYSARYASTDPERIQRLLEELGMTPYRSGSFNSAMVLSDPEGNPVLESQGICRGEILSSPQGQGGGYDPIFWVREAGLTYAQMGQHLKDKLGSRGKAARALAPGLMQIFGLR; encoded by the coding sequence ATGCGATCTGGCACGCCCCAGCCGATCTTGGTGATTGCCAGTGGCAACCCCTACAAGGTGGCCGAGATCCAAGCGATGCTCGATGCCGTTGAGCTCGAGGTGCGTCAGCAGCCCGAGGGACTCGAGATCGAAGAAACGGGTACCACCTATCTCGAGAACGCTCGGCTGAAGGCCTGCAGCGTGGCCCGGCTCACGGGCCAGTGGGCCCTGGCTGATGACTCTGGTTTGGAGGTTGATGCCCTGGGTGGTGCGCCTGGGCTGTATTCCGCCCGCTATGCCTCCACCGATCCCGAGCGCATTCAACGCCTACTGGAGGAACTGGGAATGACCCCCTACCGCAGCGGCAGCTTTAACAGCGCCATGGTGCTCTCCGATCCCGAGGGCAATCCTGTGCTCGAGTCCCAGGGGATCTGCCGCGGCGAGATTCTCAGTAGCCCGCAGGGGCAAGGGGGCGGCTATGACCCGATCTTCTGGGTGCGGGAAGCAGGACTGACCTATGCCCAGATGGGGCAACACCTCAAGGACAAACTGGGCTCCCGGGGTAAAGCGGCCCGTGCCTTGGCCCCGGGGTTGATGCAGATCTTCGGTCTGCGCTGA
- a CDS encoding P-II family nitrogen regulator: MKRVDVVVSERELTPILKAIEVAGAAGYSVMKHVTGKGPHGSVSEAMDFSGLGANAHVVTFCEPEVVEQLRTKLKPLLDYYGGVAYVSEAEML; this comes from the coding sequence ATGAAACGGGTTGATGTCGTGGTGAGCGAGCGGGAGCTCACACCCATCCTCAAAGCAATTGAGGTGGCGGGTGCAGCGGGTTACTCGGTGATGAAGCACGTCACAGGGAAAGGACCCCATGGATCCGTCTCAGAAGCGATGGACTTCAGCGGCCTTGGCGCCAATGCCCACGTCGTGACGTTTTGCGAGCCCGAGGTTGTGGAGCAACTGCGAACCAAGCTCAAACCGCTGCTCGATTACTACGGCGGAGTGGCCTACGTCTCCGAAGCAGAAATGCTCTAG
- a CDS encoding ribulose bisphosphate carboxylase small subunit, whose translation MPFKSTVGDYQTVATLETFGFLPPMTQDEIYDQIAYIIAQGWSPLVEHVHPSRSMATYWSYWKLPFFGEKDLSVIVNELEACHRAYPDHHVRLVGYDAYTQSQGACFVVFEGR comes from the coding sequence ATGCCTTTCAAGAGCACCGTGGGTGACTACCAAACAGTCGCCACCCTGGAGACCTTCGGCTTCCTCCCGCCGATGACCCAGGACGAGATCTACGACCAGATCGCGTACATCATTGCCCAGGGTTGGAGCCCGCTCGTTGAGCACGTCCACCCCAGCCGCTCCATGGCCACCTACTGGTCCTACTGGAAGCTGCCCTTCTTCGGTGAGAAGGATCTGAGCGTCATCGTGAACGAGCTCGAAGCTTGCCACCGCGCTTACCCCGACCACCACGTGCGTCTCGTGGGCTACGACGCCTACACCCAAAGCCAAGGCGCTTGCTTCGTGGTGTTCGAAGGCCGCTGA
- a CDS encoding BMC domain-containing protein has translation MQITGTDLGFSGSGTSLDELHPSAASCVITTDSEARLVSQASAVESIELRTYVFLDSLQPQLATYMGTVSQGFLPIPGDACLWLEVSPGMAVHRVTDIALKASTVRLGQMIVERAFGSLALYHRDQSNVLHSGDVVLEAIGSSVEQRTRCSVTWTEVIRAITPDHAVLINRQNRRGSMIQAGMSMFILETEPAGYVLLAANEAEKSSNITVVDVKAVGAFGRLTLAGWEGDVNEAAAAAMRAVEQINRRSAR, from the coding sequence GTGCAGATCACTGGCACCGACCTGGGATTCAGCGGCAGCGGCACCTCTTTGGATGAGCTGCACCCATCGGCCGCCAGCTGTGTCATCACGACCGACAGCGAAGCGCGGCTGGTCAGCCAGGCCAGCGCAGTCGAATCCATCGAGCTGCGGACCTACGTCTTTCTCGATTCACTCCAGCCCCAACTCGCCACCTACATGGGGACGGTGAGCCAGGGCTTCCTGCCCATCCCAGGCGATGCCTGCCTCTGGCTTGAGGTCTCCCCTGGCATGGCCGTGCACCGGGTGACGGACATCGCCCTCAAAGCCAGCACGGTGCGCCTGGGCCAGATGATCGTGGAGCGGGCCTTTGGCTCCCTCGCGCTGTATCACCGCGACCAGAGCAATGTGCTCCACTCCGGCGATGTCGTCCTTGAAGCCATCGGCAGCAGCGTCGAGCAGCGCACCCGCTGCAGCGTGACCTGGACCGAGGTCATCCGGGCGATCACCCCCGACCACGCCGTGCTGATCAACCGTCAGAACCGGCGCGGCTCGATGATTCAGGCCGGCATGAGCATGTTCATCCTGGAGACCGAACCGGCCGGCTATGTCCTGCTGGCCGCCAACGAAGCGGAAAAGTCCAGCAACATCACCGTGGTCGACGTCAAGGCCGTCGGCGCCTTCGGCCGACTGACCCTGGCCGGCTGGGAAGGGGACGTCAACGAAGCTGCTGCTGCTGCGATGCGGGCCGTCGAGCAAATCAACCGGCGCTCTGCCCGCTGA
- a CDS encoding sodium-dependent bicarbonate transport family permease: MDTSLVLQNLLTPPVLFFFLGVFAVLLGSDLEIPAPLPKLFSLYLLLAIGFKGGLELQHSGISGQVLPTIAAAILMSLVVPLYSFGVLRLKLDRFNAAAIAGTYGSISAVTFITAESFLETQHLQHDGFMVAALALMESPAIIVGLLLVKLAGPKENPNSEGMRWGAVLHESLLNGSVYLLVGSLLVGFLSAGQSPSSVEKMLPFTDKLFYGALSFFLLDMGIVAAQRIRDLQAAGSFLIGFALLMPLCNALIGTLIARGLGLGPGNALLFVVLCASASYIAVPAAMRMTVPEANPSFYISTALGLTFPFNIVIGIPLYMALINRILPSAS; encoded by the coding sequence ATGGACACCAGCCTGGTCCTGCAGAACCTATTAACACCCCCGGTTCTGTTCTTTTTCCTCGGTGTTTTTGCCGTGCTCTTGGGCTCGGACCTGGAGATCCCGGCACCCCTACCCAAGCTCTTTTCGCTGTATCTCTTACTGGCAATTGGCTTTAAAGGGGGCCTTGAGCTACAGCACAGCGGCATCAGCGGGCAAGTGCTGCCAACCATTGCAGCGGCGATCTTGATGTCGCTGGTCGTTCCCCTCTATTCCTTTGGGGTACTGCGCTTGAAGCTCGACCGGTTCAATGCGGCGGCCATTGCCGGGACCTACGGCTCCATTTCAGCGGTGACGTTTATTACCGCCGAAAGCTTTCTCGAAACCCAACACCTCCAGCACGACGGCTTCATGGTGGCCGCCCTGGCCTTAATGGAGTCGCCAGCCATCATTGTTGGCCTGCTCCTGGTGAAGTTGGCAGGCCCGAAGGAGAACCCCAACAGCGAAGGAATGCGCTGGGGGGCCGTCCTGCACGAATCCCTGCTGAATGGCTCGGTCTACCTGCTCGTCGGCAGCCTGCTGGTGGGTTTCCTCAGTGCAGGCCAGAGTCCGAGCAGCGTTGAAAAGATGCTGCCCTTCACCGACAAGTTGTTCTACGGCGCCCTCAGCTTTTTCCTGCTGGACATGGGGATCGTCGCCGCCCAGCGAATCCGTGATCTCCAAGCGGCAGGAAGCTTCTTGATCGGCTTCGCCCTGCTGATGCCGCTTTGCAATGCCCTGATTGGCACCTTGATTGCCCGAGGCCTGGGACTGGGGCCGGGCAATGCCCTGCTCTTTGTTGTGTTGTGTGCCAGTGCCTCCTACATCGCGGTGCCTGCGGCGATGCGCATGACCGTCCCTGAAGCCAATCCGAGCTTCTACATCTCAACCGCGCTGGGGTTGACCTTCCCCTTCAACATCGTGATCGGCATCCCCCTGTACATGGCGCTGATCAATCGCATCCTTCCCTCCGCAAGCTGA
- a CDS encoding form I ribulose bisphosphate carboxylase large subunit: MAKKYDAGVKEYRDTYWTPDYVPLDTDLLACFKCTGQEGVPKEEVAAAVAAESSTGTWSTVWSELLTDLDFYKGRCYRIEDVPGDKESFYAFIAYPLDLFEEGSVTNVLTSLVGNVFGFKALRHLRLEDIRFPMAFIKTCMGPPNGIVVERDRMNKYGRPLLGCTIKPKLGLSGKNYGRVVYECLRGGLDFTKDDENINSQPFQRWQNRFEFVAEAVKSAEQETGERKGHYLNCTAATPEQMYERAEFAKELGQPIIMHDYITGGFTANTGLAHWCRKNGILLHIHRAMHAVIDRHPKHGIHFRVLAKCLRLSGGDQLHTGTVVGKLEGDRQSTLGYIDQLRESFVPEDRSRGNFFDQDWGSMGGVFAVASGGIHVWHMPALVSIFGDDSVLQFGGGTHGHPWGSAAGAAANRVALEACVKARNAGREIEREGRDILMEAAKHSPELAIALETWKEIKFEFDTVDKLDVN, from the coding sequence ATGGCTAAGAAGTACGACGCTGGGGTTAAGGAGTACCGCGACACGTATTGGACTCCTGACTACGTACCCCTCGACACCGACCTGCTGGCTTGCTTCAAGTGCACCGGCCAGGAAGGCGTTCCCAAGGAAGAAGTTGCAGCTGCTGTTGCCGCTGAATCTTCCACCGGCACCTGGTCCACTGTGTGGTCCGAGCTCCTCACCGACCTCGACTTCTACAAGGGCCGTTGCTACCGCATCGAAGACGTTCCTGGCGACAAGGAATCCTTCTATGCGTTCATCGCCTACCCCCTCGATCTGTTCGAAGAGGGTTCCGTCACCAACGTTCTGACCTCCCTGGTCGGCAACGTCTTCGGTTTCAAGGCACTGCGCCACCTGCGCCTGGAAGACATCCGCTTCCCGATGGCGTTCATCAAGACCTGCATGGGTCCCCCGAACGGCATCGTGGTCGAGCGCGACCGTATGAACAAGTACGGCCGTCCTCTGCTGGGTTGCACCATCAAGCCGAAGCTCGGCCTGAGCGGTAAAAACTACGGCCGTGTCGTCTACGAATGCCTCCGCGGCGGTCTGGACTTCACCAAGGACGACGAGAACATCAACTCTCAGCCTTTCCAGCGCTGGCAGAACCGTTTCGAGTTCGTTGCCGAAGCTGTGAAGTCCGCTGAGCAGGAGACCGGCGAGCGTAAGGGTCACTACCTGAACTGCACCGCCGCCACCCCTGAGCAGATGTACGAGCGGGCCGAGTTCGCCAAGGAACTCGGGCAGCCGATCATCATGCACGACTACATCACGGGTGGCTTCACCGCCAACACCGGTCTTGCACACTGGTGCCGTAAGAACGGCATCCTGCTGCACATCCACCGCGCCATGCACGCGGTGATCGACCGTCACCCCAAGCACGGCATCCACTTCCGCGTTCTCGCCAAGTGCCTGCGTCTCTCCGGTGGTGACCAGCTGCACACCGGCACCGTGGTCGGCAAGCTCGAGGGCGACCGTCAGTCCACCCTCGGCTACATCGACCAGCTGCGCGAATCCTTCGTTCCCGAAGATCGCAGCCGCGGTAACTTCTTCGACCAGGATTGGGGCTCCATGGGCGGCGTGTTCGCCGTGGCCTCCGGCGGTATCCACGTCTGGCACATGCCTGCCCTGGTGAGCATCTTCGGCGACGACTCGGTGCTCCAGTTCGGTGGTGGTACCCACGGTCACCCCTGGGGTTCTGCTGCTGGTGCTGCCGCTAACCGCGTGGCACTGGAAGCCTGCGTCAAAGCCCGTAACGCCGGTCGCGAGATTGAGCGCGAAGGCCGCGACATCCTCATGGAAGCCGCGAAGCACAGCCCCGAGCTGGCCATCGCCCTCGAGACCTGGAAGGAAATCAAGTTCGAGTTCGACACCGTCGACAAGCTCGACGTCAACTGA
- a CDS encoding BMC domain-containing protein, giving the protein MANETMGIALGMIETRGLVPAIEAADAMTKAAEVRLVGREFVGGGYVTVLVRGETGAVNAAVRAGADACERVGDGLVAAHIIARPHREVEPALNSSAGFVGSKD; this is encoded by the coding sequence ATGGCTAACGAAACCATGGGCATCGCCCTCGGCATGATCGAGACCCGGGGTCTGGTCCCCGCGATCGAAGCCGCTGACGCCATGACCAAGGCCGCCGAAGTGCGCCTGGTCGGTCGCGAATTCGTGGGCGGCGGTTACGTCACCGTTCTGGTGCGCGGCGAAACCGGTGCTGTGAACGCTGCCGTTCGCGCTGGCGCCGATGCCTGCGAGCGCGTGGGTGATGGCCTGGTTGCCGCCCACATCATTGCTCGCCCCCACCGTGAAGTGGAGCCTGCTCTCAACAGCAGCGCTGGCTTCGTTGGTTCGAAGGACTGA
- a CDS encoding APC family permease: protein MLSFARRLLGRPLLRRESDAQRLPSLIALPILSSDALSSVAYATEAALGVLLLAGSGALGLSLPITACIVGLIAIVVLSYRQAIEAYPEGGGSYVVARENLGAWAGLVAASALLVDYTLTAAVSLMAAAQALSSLLPGLLAHETSLSLLLLALVGWANLRGLKEAGRLFVVPTYSFVVMVALLALFGLQNIVFAHGFRPDAAPAIAALEPLGLFLILRAFSAGCSAMTGIEAIANGVKVFREPSARRAQATLLVMGVLLALLFLAVSGLAYLYGIAPNPDRTVLAQIGLRVFGPGNPLYWFLQISTLLILGLAANTAFAGFPRLAALLAKDRYLPRQMAWLGDRLVFQNGIGLLLLVSALVIVVCRGNTNVAINLYALGVFLAFTLSQAGLVKHWWVRRGQGWSNRLALNALGAFTTGVVFAVIVVSKFDEGAWIVVLLLPLLVWGLAGIGRRYKRVYEAIELKPGEDCSVPWPDRRDPLENQSIVWLASWSRPTLEALRYAAQVSDRVIGVWVCEPEDDFEALRLRWHRLVGDAPQFELRLLESPFASLIDPFAQFVAEEEARCPGSQFTIVMPMAIPRRRFDHLLLNQRGLNMREALNAQHSRVFTLVRYFPPA from the coding sequence GTGCTTTCGTTTGCCCGTCGTCTTTTGGGGCGTCCTCTGCTGCGCAGGGAATCGGATGCGCAGCGCCTGCCGAGCCTGATTGCGCTGCCGATCCTCTCCTCGGATGCCCTCTCCTCGGTGGCCTATGCGACCGAGGCCGCCCTGGGGGTGTTGCTTCTGGCCGGCAGCGGTGCCCTTGGTCTGTCCCTGCCGATCACGGCCTGCATCGTCGGCTTGATCGCGATTGTGGTGCTCTCCTATCGCCAGGCGATTGAGGCCTACCCCGAGGGGGGAGGCTCCTATGTGGTCGCCCGGGAGAACCTCGGCGCCTGGGCGGGGTTGGTGGCGGCGTCGGCATTGCTGGTGGATTACACCCTGACCGCCGCGGTGAGTCTGATGGCGGCGGCCCAGGCCCTGAGCTCCCTGCTTCCAGGGCTGCTGGCCCATGAGACCAGCCTCTCTCTGCTGCTGTTGGCACTGGTGGGTTGGGCCAATTTGCGGGGGCTGAAGGAGGCCGGCCGCCTGTTTGTTGTGCCGACCTACTCCTTTGTGGTGATGGTCGCGCTGCTGGCCCTGTTTGGTCTGCAGAACATCGTGTTTGCCCATGGCTTTCGCCCGGATGCAGCGCCGGCGATCGCTGCCCTGGAGCCCTTGGGCCTGTTCTTGATTCTTCGGGCCTTCAGCGCCGGTTGCTCGGCGATGACCGGTATTGAGGCGATTGCCAACGGGGTGAAGGTGTTCCGTGAGCCCTCGGCCCGCCGGGCCCAGGCCACGCTGCTGGTGATGGGGGTGTTGCTGGCGCTGCTGTTCCTGGCCGTCAGCGGTTTGGCCTATCTCTACGGGATTGCCCCCAATCCCGATCGCACCGTTCTGGCCCAGATCGGTCTGCGGGTGTTCGGTCCCGGCAATCCTCTCTATTGGTTCCTGCAGATCAGCACGTTGTTGATCTTGGGCTTGGCGGCAAACACCGCCTTCGCTGGATTCCCGCGGCTGGCGGCACTGCTGGCCAAGGACCGCTACCTGCCTCGCCAGATGGCTTGGTTGGGGGATCGTCTGGTGTTCCAGAACGGCATCGGCCTATTGCTGCTGGTCTCAGCCCTGGTGATCGTGGTCTGCCGCGGCAACACCAATGTCGCGATCAACCTCTATGCCTTGGGGGTGTTCCTGGCCTTCACCCTGTCCCAGGCGGGCCTGGTCAAGCACTGGTGGGTGCGGCGGGGCCAGGGGTGGAGCAACCGCCTAGCGCTGAACGCTCTCGGGGCGTTCACCACCGGGGTGGTGTTTGCCGTGATTGTCGTCAGCAAATTTGACGAGGGCGCCTGGATCGTGGTGCTGCTTCTCCCCCTGCTGGTCTGGGGCTTGGCCGGCATTGGGCGCCGCTACAAGCGGGTCTATGAGGCGATTGAGCTGAAACCAGGGGAGGACTGCTCAGTCCCCTGGCCAGATCGGCGCGATCCCTTGGAGAACCAGAGCATCGTTTGGTTGGCCTCCTGGAGCCGTCCGACCCTGGAGGCCCTGCGCTACGCGGCCCAAGTGTCTGATCGCGTGATCGGCGTCTGGGTCTGTGAACCCGAGGACGATTTCGAGGCCTTGCGCCTGCGCTGGCATCGACTGGTGGGCGATGCGCCTCAATTTGAGTTGCGCCTGCTGGAGAGTCCCTTCGCCTCCTTGATCGATCCCTTTGCCCAGTTCGTGGCCGAGGAGGAGGCCCGCTGCCCAGGGAGTCAATTCACGATCGTGATGCCCATGGCGATCCCCAGGCGCCGTTTTGATCATCTGCTGCTCAACCAGCGCGGCTTGAACATGCGGGAGGCCCTCAATGCTCAACACAGCCGCGTTTTTACCCTCGTTCGCTACTTCCCGCCTGCCTAG